A single genomic interval of Juglans regia cultivar Chandler chromosome 1, Walnut 2.0, whole genome shotgun sequence harbors:
- the LOC109008421 gene encoding uncharacterized protein LOC109008421, whose translation MGDKLTEKVQTLLKENEELRKPRQERDGGVKSTDSEHAGSQNMQAGPNKDKKQKNIQDKLRNLKGKYEEIARKLGTLSTMDQLHTSTGLPYMEEVMAVPIPPKFKVLAIEIYDGERDPLKHLETFRAHMTLHGFPGEVACRAFPLTFKGPACVWFISLAPGSVDSFGELTRLFLTQFMSSRRRWRLMTYLLTIKQAEDESLKSYLSRFNKECIAIVDQDEKITLAALLGGVWPRSQFMAELARRNPMTLREFMDHAEPFINVEYTFRALTEPRRKELEQVEKRTKVTNKAKPYEKPKKSSQEKRWEEVPTRGSGPRYD comes from the coding sequence ATGGGTGACAAGTTAACTGAAAAAGTGCAGACACTCCTTAAGGAAAACGAGGAACTCAGAAAACCTCGGCAGGAGCGGGATGGCGGAGTGAAGTCAACCGATAGTGAACATGCAGGGTCTCAGAACATGCAAGCTGGACCAAATAAGGACAAGAAGCAGAAGAACATACAAGACAAGCTCCGAaatcttaaaggaaaatatgaggAGATAGCAAGAAAGTTGGGTACATTGTCAACGATGGACCAATTGCACACAAGCACTGGCCTACCTTACATGGAGGAAGTAATGGCAGTGCCCATACCACCAAAATTCAAGGTCCTAGCCATAGAGATATATGACGGAGAAAGGGACCCTCTTAAGCACCTGGAAACTTTCAGGGCTCACATGACGCTGCATGGCTTCCCAGGCGAAGTAGCGTGCAGAGCATTTCCACTAACCTTTAAGGGGCCGGCATGCGTATGGTTCATATCACTGGCACCTGGATCGGTGGATAGCTTTGGGGAGCTGACCAGATTGTTCTTGACTCAGTTCATGTCCAGTCGAAGGAGGTGGCGTCTGATGACGTACCTCCTCACCATCAAACAAGCAGAGGACGAAAGCCTAAAGTCCTACTTATCTCGATTCAACAAGGAGTGCATAGCCATCGTcgaccaagatgagaagataACCTTGGCGGCACTTCTAGGAGGAGTTTGGCCACGATCCCAATTTATGGCTGAGCTGGCAAGAAGGAATCCCATGACATTGCGAGAGTTCATGGACCATGCCGAACCCTTTATCAACGTAGAATACACTTTTCGAGCTTTGACAGAGCCAAGAAGAAAGGAGTTGGAGCAGGTGGAGAAAAGGACGAAGGTCACGAATAAAGCAAAGCCCTACGAGAAACCGAAGAAGAGCTCCCAAGAAAAGAGGTGGGAGGAAGTCCCAACAAGGGGATCAGGACCTCGGTACGATTGA